The Campylobacter concisus genome has a window encoding:
- a CDS encoding phage minor head protein, which translates to MGNPTDAEIIEHTTQILDGLRKADTLDYAKRLSRGVVSAVNETNKERLIQNVQKGTDIDLTPLVGDTAVKGKLDEYVAKNVSLITSVKNDYLNDVEKAIRESYLKNGRAENLATIIHERTGVSKSRARLIARDQTAKINAELDQERMQNLGVKLYIWQTAKDERVRHTHANMQGVLCRFDDDSVYSKDGGKTWIKREADKPKCKPGVDIQCRCFAKAIIGV; encoded by the coding sequence TTGGGTAATCCTACCGACGCCGAAATAATAGAACACACAACCCAAATATTAGACGGGCTACGAAAAGCTGACACATTGGACTACGCCAAAAGGTTAAGCCGAGGTGTAGTTAGTGCAGTAAATGAAACAAACAAAGAGCGACTAATTCAAAACGTGCAAAAAGGCACGGATATAGACCTAACACCGCTTGTGGGTGATACCGCCGTAAAAGGCAAACTAGACGAATATGTAGCCAAAAACGTGAGTTTAATAACCTCGGTTAAAAATGACTACCTAAACGATGTGGAAAAAGCAATAAGAGAAAGCTATTTAAAAAACGGCAGGGCTGAAAATTTAGCCACGATCATACACGAACGCACAGGCGTAAGTAAGAGCAGAGCCAGGCTAATAGCTAGAGATCAGACGGCAAAAATTAACGCCGAGCTAGATCAAGAACGCATGCAAAATCTAGGCGTAAAGCTTTATATTTGGCAGACGGCGAAAGATGAAAGGGTAAGGCACACGCACGCGAATATGCAAGGCGTGCTATGTCGTTTTGATGATGATAGCGTGTATAGCAAGGACGGCGGCAAAACCTGGATAAAACGAGAGGCGGACAAGCCGAAATGTAAGCCTGGCGTTGATATACAATGTCGATGTTTTGCAAAAGCAATCATAGGGGTATAA
- a CDS encoding PBSX family phage terminase large subunit, with protein sequence MIIDLNTAPIFEPLLENKRYKGAKGGRGSGKSHFFAECIIETMLINPDARIVCIREIQRSLKFSSKALIESKINSLGVSEYFEITLTEIRAKRGNGLIIFQGMQDHTADSIKSLEGFDVAWVEEAQNLSKRSLELLRPTIRKENSELWFSWNPENETDAVDSFFKQMQDNQATDYILIHANFSDNPFLPTELFNEQEYDRKFNPNTYEHIWLGGYNTKSDALIFKGKFRVESFNTDGLGNPYHGLDFGFANDPTAAIRCYIHDRKLYISHEAGAVGLELDYTAEFLKERIENIHKYVIRADNARPESISYLKRHGLSMITPTIKGKGSIEDGIEFIRSFETIIIHERCVETAREFRLYSYKTDPHSGDILPQILDENNHFIDALRYALEPLIKSKTTIWGHITSRS encoded by the coding sequence ATGATAATTGATTTAAACACTGCTCCAATCTTTGAGCCACTATTAGAAAACAAAAGATACAAAGGGGCTAAGGGCGGACGTGGTAGTGGGAAAAGCCATTTTTTCGCCGAGTGTATAATCGAAACAATGCTAATTAACCCAGACGCTCGCATAGTTTGCATAAGAGAAATTCAACGATCATTAAAATTTTCATCAAAAGCCCTAATAGAAAGTAAAATAAACAGCTTAGGAGTAAGTGAATATTTTGAGATAACACTAACCGAAATTAGAGCTAAGCGTGGTAATGGCTTAATAATTTTTCAAGGCATGCAAGATCATACCGCCGATAGTATAAAATCGCTAGAGGGCTTTGATGTTGCGTGGGTGGAGGAAGCACAAAACCTAAGTAAGCGAAGCCTAGAGCTTTTACGTCCAACTATACGCAAAGAAAATTCGGAGCTTTGGTTTAGCTGGAACCCTGAAAACGAAACGGACGCAGTGGATAGTTTTTTTAAACAAATGCAGGATAACCAAGCAACCGATTATATTTTAATACACGCAAATTTTAGTGATAATCCCTTTTTGCCAACCGAGCTATTTAATGAGCAAGAATACGACCGCAAGTTTAACCCTAACACTTACGAGCATATATGGCTAGGTGGGTATAATACCAAGAGCGATGCACTAATTTTCAAAGGTAAGTTTAGAGTAGAAAGCTTTAACACGGACGGATTAGGCAACCCTTATCACGGCTTAGACTTCGGTTTCGCCAACGATCCGACAGCGGCGATAAGGTGCTATATACACGACCGAAAACTATATATAAGCCACGAAGCTGGAGCGGTAGGGTTAGAGCTTGATTATACGGCGGAGTTTTTAAAAGAACGTATCGAAAATATACACAAATATGTAATAAGAGCCGACAACGCACGCCCTGAAAGTATAAGCTATCTAAAAAGGCACGGATTAAGCATGATAACGCCAACAATAAAAGGCAAAGGTAGCATAGAGGACGGAATAGAGTTTATACGTAGTTTTGAAACAATTATAATACACGAGCGCTGCGTAGAAACGGCAAGGGAATTTAGATTATACAGCTACAAAACCGATCCACACAGCGGTGATATATTGCCACAAATACTAGACGAAAATAACCATTTCATAGACGCATTACGTTACGCCTTAGAGCCACTAATAAAAAGCAAAACAACAATTTGGGGGCACATCACAAGCCGAAGCTAA
- a CDS encoding DNA cytosine methyltransferase — translation MKILNLFAGLGGNRKFWNDVAKEKGISIEVTAVEFDPEIAKAYAKRYPNDNVIVGDAWDYAAKNYLDFDFIWASPPCQTHSRLNTGNNLRWQHTRKLPDFRLYELISYFKTFCKKAFVVENVVPYYEPLIRPTAEIGRHYFWANFDLFFLSNDKFRIIEKVKIGDFKDLDLSEFNITNKRQAIRNEVDYEIGKKIFERYLESR, via the coding sequence ATGAAAATTTTAAATCTTTTCGCAGGGCTTGGCGGTAATCGTAAGTTTTGGAACGACGTAGCAAAAGAAAAAGGCATAAGCATAGAAGTGACCGCTGTTGAGTTTGACCCTGAAATAGCAAAGGCTTATGCAAAACGTTATCCAAACGACAACGTGATAGTAGGCGACGCTTGGGACTACGCTGCTAAAAACTATTTAGATTTTGATTTTATATGGGCTAGCCCTCCGTGTCAAACTCATAGTAGGTTAAATACTGGCAACAATTTACGTTGGCAACATACTAGAAAATTGCCTGATTTTAGACTTTATGAGCTTATCTCGTATTTTAAGACGTTTTGCAAAAAAGCTTTTGTAGTTGAAAACGTAGTGCCATACTATGAGCCACTTATAAGACCAACCGCCGAGATAGGCAGACATTATTTTTGGGCGAATTTTGATCTATTTTTTTTAAGTAATGATAAATTCAGGATCATAGAGAAAGTTAAAATAGGCGACTTTAAAGACCTTGATTTGAGCGAGTTTAATATAACAAATAAACGCCAGGCTATAAGAAATGAAGTTGATTATGAGATAGGCAAAAAGATATTTGAGCGTTATTTGGAGAGCAGATGA
- a CDS encoding DUF1064 domain-containing protein encodes MRIGNVSAIVKNKYHNRKTRGFDSAKEWRRNQELENMQRAGEISELNRQVPFTLMPSYTIADETTKQGFRTVREIRYIADFTYRLKNGKRIIEDVKGMQTDVFKIKRKLLEKKIALGVIEGEFRIY; translated from the coding sequence ATGAGAATTGGCAACGTTTCGGCAATTGTTAAGAATAAATACCACAACCGCAAGACCAGAGGCTTTGATAGTGCCAAAGAGTGGCGACGCAACCAAGAGCTTGAAAATATGCAAAGAGCAGGCGAGATCAGCGAACTAAACCGCCAAGTGCCCTTTACACTAATGCCAAGCTACACAATAGCAGATGAAACAACAAAACAAGGTTTTAGAACCGTGCGTGAGATCAGATACATTGCGGACTTTACCTATCGTCTTAAAAATGGCAAAAGGATAATAGAGGACGTAAAGGGAATGCAGACAGACGTTTTTAAAATCAAACGAAAACTACTAGAGAAAAAAATAGCCCTTGGAGTAATAGAGGGCGAGTTTAGGATTTATTAG
- a CDS encoding DNA adenine methylase has translation MKAIYITITESGASIIAKVADENKKILDSFEVSRKDASGVLEIMRKWNEKHKNDDTRGAILINTFNAAPLPFQGQKRNFIKQFRELIKDEFAPYKNGIFIDAFGGSGLLSHNIKQIYPNARVIYNDYDNYSQRLANIEATNEILQAIEPIAKKYKKNEKVSEEDREKIIKIIDGYIKRGYFIDWLTLSSKLIFSGKYSHNEDEFKKEKTFFMVSPKTPLYQANGYLKGVEIIRKDAIKLIKEFEKEDVVLILDPPYLQTNKAGYKCFWGLRDFLKLIRLVREPFIFFSSENSDILPYIDDLVEHGDEVFKGYSLKQAVLAIGQAKTDYMIYKSGAKGLF, from the coding sequence ATGAAAGCCATATATATCACGATAACCGAAAGTGGAGCGAGCATAATCGCAAAAGTAGCAGACGAAAATAAAAAGATACTTGATAGCTTTGAGGTAAGTCGCAAGGACGCAAGCGGAGTGCTTGAAATAATGAGAAAGTGGAATGAGAAGCATAAGAACGATGACACAAGGGGGGCTATTTTGATAAATACATTTAACGCTGCCCCATTACCATTTCAAGGACAAAAAAGAAACTTCATTAAGCAATTTAGAGAGCTAATAAAAGACGAGTTTGCACCATATAAAAACGGAATTTTTATTGATGCTTTTGGTGGCTCTGGTCTGCTTAGCCACAATATAAAGCAAATTTATCCTAATGCAAGGGTAATTTACAATGACTATGATAATTACAGCCAGAGGCTGGCAAATATAGAGGCGACAAACGAGATTTTACAAGCAATAGAGCCTATCGCAAAAAAATATAAAAAGAATGAAAAAGTAAGTGAAGAGGATAGAGAAAAAATTATAAAAATTATAGATGGGTACATAAAAAGAGGATATTTTATCGATTGGCTAACGCTTAGCTCAAAGCTTATTTTTAGTGGCAAATATTCTCATAACGAAGATGAATTTAAAAAAGAAAAAACGTTTTTTATGGTCAGCCCAAAAACGCCTTTATATCAAGCAAACGGTTATTTAAAAGGCGTTGAGATAATACGCAAAGATGCGATAAAGCTGATAAAAGAATTTGAAAAAGAAGACGTTGTATTAATCTTAGATCCGCCATATTTGCAAACAAATAAAGCAGGCTATAAATGCTTTTGGGGTCTAAGAGATTTTTTAAAGCTAATTAGGCTAGTGCGAGAACCTTTTATATTTTTCTCAAGTGAAAATAGCGACATTTTGCCATACATAGACGACCTTGTGGAGCATGGCGATGAAGTTTTTAAAGGATACAGCCTGAAACAAGCAGTTTTAGCTATTGGACAAGCGAAAACTGATTATATGATTTATAAAAGCGGAGCAAAGGGGCTATTTTGA
- a CDS encoding anti-CBASS protein Acb1 family protein: protein MGQKITDSLENLVTKIGQMTANRDYTPLIVTNTQLLNAYNNGWIAKRYIKKTIGDMLKMGREIDWDDIDEERKKEYYDACNKLEIDGVIKDLLFNVLLYGEAAILAVTDASEETYQLPLMPNETIKQFIVFGKGEFKARNAEHKFNRPSLYDVKGVKTHVSRLCIVQGGIKSYGVKQRESISDIATALDVIKMFDTITLSVSDLIEECKIDVYKMHGYNEQIATGNEGEILKRLRLINEAKSYTNAIAMDMEDDYLTKENNLTGIAELWSKSCIVVAGALNRPISILFGEGAGGFSSGEEDNRAYYETINELQNTLLRQVYDFIDPFILGETLEYDFYSIDSLNDKEKAEILNVKSTALGNLLDKGVITEAIILKELKDEGLIKNISLEDINEAELLAQKLDEPADETDLI, encoded by the coding sequence ATGGGGCAAAAAATAACCGATAGCTTAGAAAATCTAGTAACTAAAATAGGGCAAATGACGGCGAATAGAGATTATACGCCGTTAATAGTCACAAACACACAGCTTCTAAACGCTTACAACAACGGCTGGATAGCTAAACGCTACATTAAAAAGACAATAGGCGATATGCTAAAAATGGGGCGTGAAATCGACTGGGATGATATAGACGAGGAACGCAAAAAAGAGTATTACGACGCTTGTAATAAGCTAGAGATAGACGGCGTTATTAAAGACCTGCTTTTTAACGTTTTGCTTTATGGCGAAGCTGCAATATTGGCCGTAACTGACGCAAGTGAGGAAACCTATCAACTTCCATTAATGCCAAATGAAACAATTAAACAATTTATCGTATTCGGTAAAGGCGAATTTAAGGCAAGAAATGCAGAGCATAAATTTAACCGACCTAGCCTTTATGATGTAAAGGGCGTTAAAACTCACGTTAGCCGTCTTTGTATAGTGCAAGGGGGTATTAAGAGCTATGGCGTAAAACAGCGTGAAAGCATAAGCGATATAGCCACCGCTCTTGATGTGATAAAGATGTTTGACACTATCACGCTAAGCGTTAGCGATTTGATCGAGGAGTGCAAAATAGATGTCTATAAAATGCACGGATATAACGAGCAAATAGCGACTGGTAATGAGGGCGAGATACTAAAACGGCTAAGGCTAATAAATGAAGCCAAAAGTTACACTAACGCGATCGCTATGGATATGGAGGACGACTATTTAACAAAGGAAAATAACCTAACTGGGATAGCCGAGCTTTGGAGCAAGAGTTGTATTGTAGTAGCTGGAGCATTAAACCGCCCTATTAGCATACTATTTGGCGAGGGGGCAGGCGGATTTAGTAGTGGCGAGGAAGACAACCGAGCGTATTATGAAACGATAAACGAATTACAAAACACACTACTACGCCAAGTTTATGACTTCATCGATCCGTTTATATTAGGCGAAACCTTAGAATACGATTTTTACAGCATCGACAGCCTAAACGATAAAGAAAAAGCTGAAATTTTAAACGTAAAAAGCACAGCGCTTGGTAATTTGCTAGATAAGGGTGTAATAACCGAGGCGATAATTTTAAAAGAGCTAAAAGATGAGGGGCTAATTAAAAACATAAGCCTAGAGGATATAAACGAAGCCGAGCTATTAGCCCAAAAGTTAGACGAGCCAGCCGATGAAACCGACCTTATCTGA